One genomic region from Leptolyngbyaceae cyanobacterium JSC-12 encodes:
- a CDS encoding hypothetical protein (IMG reference gene:2510093932) produces MLPFVAVPSTIAQEFGKYRDLFCRGAGFEQVSRYVTGLLLSENKTLQGIAGQWVAGGEVGGRRAMHAAVFEAGWRSSELMSHHRAVIAKEHQGRGREVISLDWTLSHHDWGKQIFGVKRSYDYVEHRMSCFQTVVTATIANRHLIDGIDVVVQFPDFSVAEREYLKVTAKSHYDDLDQVRERLIEMLHYHKNRLEYRKRTEIAVEIVRQVEAEGQFPTADYAFDNGVLTVELTTMIESAGKHWVSEVESSRNILWNDQWQRVDAIGLELRIHHPESFRPIQVTCRNGETKPIWAFTKVVRLKKFGRKRLVIVHEQADLQDPPRFLLTDALHWESGRVMQTWSYRWSCEVFHEVSKQHTGLESAQVRNEEAVNRHFRLSCVAQSILQRTACSGAQSERFEFAQGKQTVGQKLYTLTRQAFDDLLQFIVTRCSHGHTNEQILQALLPS; encoded by the coding sequence ATGCTGCCCTTTGTCGCTGTGCCATCGACGATTGCTCAAGAGTTTGGGAAATATCGAGACCTGTTCTGCCGAGGCGCAGGCTTTGAGCAGGTGAGTCGCTATGTGACCGGATTGCTGTTGAGTGAGAACAAAACCTTGCAAGGGATTGCCGGACAATGGGTAGCAGGTGGGGAGGTCGGCGGACGAAGAGCGATGCACGCAGCGGTGTTTGAGGCGGGCTGGAGGAGTTCAGAGTTAATGTCCCATCATCGTGCTGTGATAGCCAAAGAGCATCAGGGGCGAGGGCGAGAAGTCATCAGTCTGGATTGGACGCTCAGCCATCACGATTGGGGCAAGCAGATCTTTGGGGTGAAGCGATCCTATGATTATGTGGAACATCGGATGAGTTGCTTTCAAACGGTGGTGACGGCGACGATTGCGAACCGCCACCTAATTGATGGGATTGACGTGGTGGTGCAGTTTCCAGATTTTTCAGTGGCAGAACGGGAGTATCTGAAGGTGACGGCAAAATCCCACTATGACGATTTAGACCAAGTGCGAGAACGACTGATTGAGATGTTGCATTATCACAAGAATCGATTGGAGTATCGCAAACGCACCGAGATTGCCGTCGAGATTGTGCGCCAAGTGGAAGCGGAAGGACAATTTCCCACCGCCGATTATGCGTTTGACAATGGGGTGTTGACCGTTGAGTTAACCACCATGATTGAGTCCGCAGGAAAACACTGGGTGAGTGAAGTTGAAAGTTCTCGCAACATCTTGTGGAATGACCAATGGCAACGGGTAGATGCGATTGGTTTAGAACTCAGAATCCATCACCCAGAGAGCTTTCGCCCGATTCAAGTCACTTGCCGCAACGGCGAAACGAAACCGATTTGGGCATTTACCAAAGTCGTGCGCCTCAAGAAGTTTGGACGCAAGCGATTGGTCATCGTCCACGAGCAAGCAGATTTACAAGACCCACCTCGCTTCCTGCTCACCGATGCGTTGCATTGGGAAAGTGGGCGAGTCATGCAGACTTGGAGTTATCGATGGTCCTGCGAGGTCTTTCATGAGGTGAGCAAACAGCACACCGGGCTAGAGTCGGCTCAGGTGCGGAACGAGGAAGCGGTCAACCGTCACTTCCGTCTTAGTTGCGTGGCGCAGTCGATTCTGCAACGGACTGCCTGTTCTGGCGCACAATCTGAACGATTTGAGTTTGCTCAAGGCAAGCAAACGGTGGGACAGAAGCTCTATACCCTCACTCGTCAAGCCTTTGATGATTTGCTGCAATTCATTGTGACGCGATGTTCTCACGGACATACAAATGAACAGATTTTACAAGCTCTCCTCCCCAGTTGA
- a CDS encoding hypothetical protein (IMG reference gene:2510093931) has translation MDAKKLTFAKFRLNAESNERLSRLFGFFSSFDLPFWNTALDTLSGRNIGLDGVLSQQKNYQKSGFRFAYHTIRYESVAEVVSISHPGIVQLSKIPFEIIAAYDQPFFPGDRAQFLRCWINQPNCIALGILQNNTLAGYGVNRLFGVTTFELG, from the coding sequence GTGGATGCAAAAAAGTTGACGTTTGCTAAATTTCGACTAAATGCTGAAAGTAACGAGCGGTTGTCTCGGTTGTTTGGGTTCTTTAGTAGTTTTGACCTTCCTTTTTGGAATACTGCATTAGATACTTTATCAGGTCGAAATATTGGTCTAGACGGTGTGCTGTCTCAACAGAAGAATTACCAAAAATCTGGATTTCGGTTTGCTTATCATACTATTCGCTATGAAAGCGTTGCTGAAGTTGTATCAATAAGTCATCCAGGAATTGTTCAATTATCTAAGATTCCCTTTGAAATCATTGCAGCTTACGATCAGCCATTCTTTCCGGGCGATCGCGCTCAGTTTCTGCGATGTTGGATCAATCAACCCAATTGTATTGCTTTGGGTATTTTACAGAACAATACACTGGCTGGATACGGAGTAAATCGTCTGTTTGGTGTCACCACCTTTGAACTTGGGTAG
- a CDS encoding SpoIID/LytB domain protein (IMG reference gene:2510093936~PFAM: Stage II sporulation protein~TIGRFAM: SpoIID/LytB domain), with product MNRQAAIDWLKQRPWLIVPVLGVVPLVGIPLMNQVSSTSGTVTVSPSPLLPTAVVTLPTLASTSLPALQATPKPSSSPQSSQKTAAKAMQSPKPAQAVNAQAVQSAINLSVDAAIQMRVLIHAAASRLSISTSGGGGVFDVQSNRLLYELPARSGYEMQADGSTILLGSLRLPSLIWIDPSPTGITYVGDRGYRGRLLIASSESRLWVVNYVNLQQYLYSVVGSEVSPSWPMEALKAQAVAARSYALTYHLKPVKRDLYDLGSDEYYQVYKGIESEAARTRQAVNSTSGEFVSYRGGVVESLYAATDDIVMEAFQGRGMSQIGALGLAEQGQTYRQILGAYYAGTGIAQIQMDIE from the coding sequence ATGAACAGGCAAGCAGCGATTGACTGGCTAAAGCAACGTCCCTGGTTAATTGTGCCAGTGCTGGGGGTTGTCCCTTTGGTTGGTATTCCACTCATGAATCAAGTTTCGTCTACCTCAGGAACAGTGACCGTTTCTCCCTCACCCCTGTTACCGACGGCGGTTGTCACGTTGCCAACGCTGGCTTCAACATCCCTTCCAGCTTTGCAAGCTACCCCCAAGCCATCTTCCTCACCTCAGAGTTCTCAAAAGACGGCTGCTAAAGCTATGCAGAGTCCTAAACCAGCACAAGCAGTGAATGCGCAGGCGGTGCAATCAGCAATCAATTTATCGGTGGATGCGGCGATTCAGATGCGCGTCTTGATCCATGCAGCAGCAAGTCGTTTATCGATCAGCACATCTGGTGGTGGTGGGGTGTTTGATGTGCAGTCCAATCGGTTACTGTATGAGCTTCCGGCAAGGTCTGGTTATGAGATGCAGGCAGATGGCAGCACGATTCTGTTAGGTTCGCTCCGGCTCCCCTCATTAATTTGGATTGATCCATCTCCAACCGGGATAACCTATGTGGGCGATCGCGGTTATCGGGGGCGGCTATTAATTGCATCTAGTGAAAGTCGGCTCTGGGTAGTGAATTACGTGAATCTGCAGCAGTATTTGTATAGCGTGGTTGGCAGTGAAGTATCCCCGAGTTGGCCAATGGAAGCTTTGAAAGCCCAGGCAGTGGCTGCCCGGTCTTATGCATTGACTTACCATCTCAAGCCAGTAAAACGAGATTTATATGATTTAGGCTCGGATGAGTACTACCAGGTTTATAAAGGGATTGAGAGTGAGGCAGCTCGGACTCGCCAAGCTGTTAATAGCACCAGTGGCGAATTCGTAAGCTACCGGGGCGGTGTGGTGGAATCTCTCTATGCTGCGACGGATGATATTGTCATGGAAGCGTTTCAAGGTCGTGGAATGAGTCAGATTGGGGCATTGGGATTAGCAGAACAGGGGCAAACTTATCGCCAAATTTTAGGTGCCTATTACGCTGGAACCGGGATTGCACAAATTCAAATGGATATTGAATAA
- a CDS encoding site-specific recombinase XerD (IMG reference gene:2510093937~PFAM: Phage integrase, N-terminal SAM-like domain; Phage integrase family): MHLVSSSTGSNPPLARIDSIEQFINLWLKDKSPNTQRAYRKDIQYFLVFLGNKPLEQIILNDVHAYLDAMEEQGWAESTINRRLAVVKSFLTFGNSIGMLRLNVGKAVRLKDMPKQFSQRTLTESQVLMMIAMTPNSRDRALLRFMYAVGCRVSELCSLRWQDITENPDGTATVHIFGKGRKNRWVKFSSETWNELKSLRGDARGDDHLFTSRQGGGLKPNQVRNIVKAAGQRVNAPATSPHWLRHSHAGHSVQRKVPLTLLQETLGHESLNTTRNYIAANPNDSSAMHLPV, encoded by the coding sequence ATGCATTTGGTTTCCTCTTCGACAGGCTCAAACCCACCTCTAGCAAGGATTGACAGCATTGAACAGTTTATTAATTTGTGGCTAAAAGACAAATCACCCAATACTCAGCGTGCTTATCGCAAAGATATCCAGTATTTTCTAGTGTTTTTGGGTAATAAACCTTTAGAGCAAATTATTTTGAATGATGTTCATGCTTACCTGGATGCCATGGAAGAGCAAGGCTGGGCAGAATCTACGATTAACCGTCGGCTAGCAGTTGTCAAAAGCTTTTTGACCTTTGGCAATTCCATTGGTATGTTGCGTCTCAACGTGGGCAAAGCTGTGAGACTGAAAGACATGCCCAAACAGTTTTCCCAGCGGACTCTTACCGAAAGCCAAGTATTGATGATGATCGCTATGACACCCAACTCACGCGATCGCGCCCTGCTGCGATTTATGTATGCAGTGGGGTGTCGAGTCAGCGAATTATGCTCCTTGCGCTGGCAAGACATTACTGAAAATCCAGATGGAACCGCAACAGTACACATTTTTGGCAAAGGCAGAAAAAACCGTTGGGTGAAGTTTTCCAGCGAAACCTGGAACGAACTGAAATCTTTACGAGGAGATGCCAGAGGAGACGACCACCTATTTACCTCGCGACAGGGAGGCGGACTCAAACCGAACCAGGTGCGCAACATTGTGAAAGCAGCAGGGCAAAGAGTCAATGCTCCCGCAACCTCGCCACACTGGCTTAGACATAGCCACGCAGGACACAGCGTACAACGCAAAGTACCACTGACCTTGCTCCAGGAAACATTAGGGCACGAATCATTGAATACGACCCGAAATTACATTGCAGCCAATCCAAATGATAGTAGCGCTATGCACTTGCCAGTTTAA
- a CDS encoding cation/multidrug efflux pump (IMG reference gene:2510093938~PFAM: AcrB/AcrD/AcrF family), whose protein sequence is MQDRPTSFSISALSIRRHIGTLMLTLAVIVVGVFYITTLQVDLLPSITYPRIGVRLNAPGVSPEVAINEITRPLEEALSATEGVTQVYSQTREGQVNLDLYFQPGGNIDQALNDATATFNRARGRLPDSIEEPRLFKVDPSQLPVYEMAVTSPSLQAVDLRVFADEELARELGVVPGVAAVDVSGGVEEEVGVTIDLNRLQALGVGLNDVLTELRDRNQDISGGRIYGENSEPLTRAVGRFRSADELRNLSFAVRNQEGGQSTAGMLTRRVYLRDFADVIDGTEEQRIFVALNGQPAVKVSVQKQPDANTITVVEGVKQRIEELRQAGVIPEDMQLLPTLDESIFIRNAVSNVTSAGMTGATLAAIAVLLFLGSVRQTLIIVLAIPLAVLAAIILMGVFKLSLNIFSLGGLALGVGIVVDNSIVMLENIAEGAGMTPGKDATTRLSPRQLIRQSIISSQEVESALLASTSTNLVAVLPFLLIGGFIALLFNELILTISFSVAASILIAITVVPMFTSRLLAIRQSSGVSNFWLLRQFNHRFEDATRGYTSILNWVLARRLLVIGLVVLVFGGGSILMVGQIPQEILPRINTGQANLNAQFPPGTPLETSRRVMEEVDRILLAQPETEYAFTTVGGVLFGSNTSANPLRASSNITLKPGTNVESFVTKVTRQFRKLNLVDIRLRISPGQVRGLITSNSPVRGAEVDVILQGVDEDSLTQAGRQVLQALEQKATLATFRPDADERQPELRIRPDLERLSALNMNIQDIGASLQTAIEGTVPTQIQRGNRLVDVRVRLDRSAVRQPSQIAQIPLFTPGNQLVRLGDVAQIEESFAPGEVRRINQRQVFLIAGNLNQGASLGGAIQQVNEIMRELDLPEGVSVLPSAAAESNRQLQATLPILGSLAAFLVFVVMAVQYNSLVDPLVIMFTIPLALAGGIFGLFVTKTAIGATVIVGAVLLVGIMVNNAIIMVELANQIREREECDRRTAILKAAPQRLRPILMTTITTVLGMFPLALGLGQGGEFLQPLGIVVFSGLSLATLLTLFIIPCFYVLLHDLFDRCRPSQSQSARTEVPPQNVLTGINRE, encoded by the coding sequence ATGCAAGATCGTCCTACTAGCTTTAGTATCAGTGCGCTTTCTATTCGTCGCCATATCGGGACCTTGATGCTGACGCTGGCGGTGATTGTGGTCGGCGTATTTTATATCACTACGCTGCAAGTAGATTTATTACCTTCTATTACTTATCCTCGAATTGGGGTGCGCTTGAATGCACCAGGTGTTTCTCCGGAGGTGGCGATCAATGAAATTACCAGACCACTGGAAGAAGCACTCTCAGCAACTGAGGGAGTAACTCAGGTTTATTCCCAAACTCGTGAGGGGCAGGTGAATTTAGACCTGTATTTTCAACCAGGTGGCAATATTGACCAGGCGTTAAATGATGCAACGGCGACGTTTAACCGGGCACGAGGACGGCTACCAGACAGCATTGAAGAACCACGATTGTTCAAAGTTGATCCATCTCAGTTGCCTGTTTATGAAATGGCAGTTACGTCTCCATCTTTACAAGCTGTAGATTTGCGGGTGTTTGCGGATGAAGAATTAGCGCGAGAACTGGGAGTTGTGCCAGGTGTGGCAGCGGTGGATGTGTCCGGTGGGGTGGAAGAAGAAGTTGGGGTCACGATTGATCTAAATCGATTGCAAGCATTAGGTGTCGGCTTGAATGATGTGCTAACAGAGTTGCGCGATCGCAACCAGGATATTTCTGGCGGACGGATTTACGGTGAAAATTCTGAGCCGTTGACACGAGCGGTTGGACGATTTCGGAGTGCAGACGAGTTAAGGAATTTGTCGTTTGCAGTCAGAAATCAGGAGGGTGGGCAATCCACAGCAGGTATGCTAACCCGTCGTGTGTATTTGCGAGACTTTGCGGATGTGATTGATGGTACGGAAGAACAACGCATTTTCGTTGCACTGAACGGACAACCTGCGGTCAAAGTCAGTGTACAGAAACAACCGGATGCCAATACCATTACGGTCGTGGAAGGAGTAAAGCAGCGAATTGAGGAGTTGCGCCAAGCGGGGGTAATTCCTGAGGATATGCAACTGCTGCCAACTCTGGATGAATCTATCTTTATTCGAAATGCGGTTTCTAACGTGACGAGTGCAGGAATGACTGGGGCTACGCTGGCAGCGATCGCAGTTCTGCTATTTCTCGGTTCTGTCCGGCAAACGCTGATTATTGTGTTGGCAATTCCCCTGGCAGTCTTGGCAGCAATTATCTTGATGGGCGTTTTCAAACTGTCACTCAACATTTTCAGTTTGGGTGGATTGGCGTTGGGTGTGGGTATCGTAGTAGATAACTCGATCGTCATGCTGGAAAACATTGCTGAAGGGGCAGGCATGACTCCTGGCAAGGATGCCACTACTCGACTGTCACCCCGACAACTGATTCGTCAATCGATTATTAGTAGTCAAGAAGTAGAATCGGCATTGCTTGCTTCTACGAGTACAAATCTGGTAGCAGTGTTGCCGTTTTTGTTAATTGGTGGTTTTATTGCGCTGCTGTTTAATGAACTAATTTTGACAATCAGTTTCTCGGTTGCTGCATCGATTTTGATTGCCATCACAGTTGTGCCAATGTTCACATCTCGATTACTGGCAATTCGTCAATCCAGTGGGGTGAGTAATTTTTGGCTATTGCGTCAGTTTAATCATCGCTTTGAAGATGCCACTCGTGGTTATACCTCAATCTTAAATTGGGTGCTAGCAAGACGATTGCTGGTTATTGGTTTGGTTGTGTTGGTGTTTGGTGGTGGCAGTATTTTGATGGTTGGGCAAATTCCACAAGAAATTCTGCCCCGTATCAATACTGGACAAGCGAATTTGAATGCCCAATTTCCGCCAGGTACCCCCCTGGAAACCAGCCGCAGGGTAATGGAAGAAGTCGATCGCATTTTGTTAGCACAACCTGAAACGGAATATGCATTTACAACGGTTGGGGGAGTGCTATTTGGCAGCAATACCAGCGCCAACCCTCTGCGGGCTTCTAGCAACATTACGCTAAAGCCTGGAACGAATGTGGAATCATTTGTGACGAAGGTAACGCGGCAATTCCGCAAATTAAATCTGGTCGATATTCGCCTCCGAATCAGTCCAGGACAGGTGCGAGGCTTGATTACAAGCAACTCTCCTGTGCGGGGTGCGGAAGTGGATGTGATCCTTCAAGGTGTTGATGAGGATTCTCTAACTCAAGCAGGGCGACAAGTGTTGCAGGCGCTGGAACAAAAAGCGACTCTCGCAACGTTTCGTCCAGATGCGGATGAACGTCAGCCGGAACTGCGAATCCGTCCAGATCTGGAACGGTTGTCTGCCCTGAATATGAACATTCAAGATATTGGAGCATCGTTACAAACGGCGATTGAAGGAACGGTTCCCACCCAAATTCAACGCGGTAATCGACTGGTAGATGTGCGTGTAAGGCTAGACCGAAGCGCTGTTCGGCAACCTTCTCAAATTGCTCAGATCCCGTTATTTACACCAGGTAACCAGTTGGTGAGATTGGGAGATGTTGCCCAAATTGAAGAGAGTTTTGCTCCTGGGGAGGTGCGCCGAATTAATCAGCGTCAGGTGTTTCTAATTGCTGGGAACCTGAATCAGGGAGCAAGTTTGGGAGGGGCGATTCAGCAGGTTAACGAAATCATGCGTGAGCTTGACTTGCCTGAAGGGGTCAGCGTTTTGCCCAGTGCCGCGGCTGAGAGTAATCGTCAACTGCAAGCAACGCTGCCGATATTAGGGAGCTTGGCGGCGTTTCTAGTATTTGTGGTGATGGCAGTGCAATACAATTCACTGGTGGATCCACTGGTGATTATGTTTACGATTCCGCTGGCACTGGCGGGTGGGATTTTTGGATTATTTGTAACGAAGACGGCGATCGGTGCGACGGTGATTGTAGGGGCAGTGCTGCTGGTGGGGATTATGGTGAATAATGCCATCATTATGGTGGAATTAGCAAACCAGATCCGAGAGCGCGAGGAGTGCGATCGCCGGACTGCCATTCTCAAAGCTGCGCCTCAACGCCTGCGTCCCATTTTGATGACGACAATCACTACGGTTTTAGGGATGTTTCCGTTGGCATTAGGTCTGGGGCAGGGGGGCGAATTTCTGCAACCTTTGGGGATTGTTGTTTTTTCTGGACTGTCTCTAGCAACGTTGCTGACGCTGTTTATCATTCCCTGCTTTTACGTGCTTTTGCACGACTTGTTTGATAGATGCCGTCCTAGTCAATCTCAGTCTGCTAGAACGGAAGTTCCACCTCAAAATGTTCTTACTGGTATCAACCGAGAGTAA
- a CDS encoding transposase, IS1 family (IMG reference gene:2510093934~PFAM: IS1 transposase; Insertion element protein) — MVLEPVHCPTCNSTNIVKHGKTAEGKQRYKCRNSECTRHSFVLEYSYRGYLPDVKQQICEMALNGSGIRDTARVLRISPTTVIEELKKDRHLEQINRSLLEQLEPTAVTIAKHIEEAEADEMWSFVRCKKQERWLWHAIDHQTGQVLAYVLADHQDQALVELKALLAPFGVQTFYTDGWGAYARLFDEDQHVVGKQNTQKIERKHLTLRTRIKRLARKTICFSKSERLHDIVIGLFINRYEFGRVV, encoded by the coding sequence ATGGTACTCGAACCTGTACACTGTCCCACTTGCAACAGCACTAACATCGTCAAACATGGCAAGACGGCTGAAGGCAAACAACGATATAAATGTCGGAATTCCGAATGCACTCGCCATAGCTTTGTTCTGGAGTATTCCTACCGAGGTTACTTACCTGATGTGAAACAACAGATTTGTGAGATGGCACTCAATGGCAGCGGAATTCGCGATACTGCACGAGTACTCAGAATTAGTCCGACTACTGTCATTGAAGAATTAAAAAAAGATCGTCATCTTGAACAGATCAATCGATCATTGTTGGAACAACTGGAGCCAACAGCTGTGACTATTGCCAAACACATCGAAGAAGCCGAAGCAGACGAGATGTGGAGCTTTGTCCGGTGTAAAAAACAGGAACGTTGGCTGTGGCATGCCATTGACCATCAGACGGGGCAGGTATTGGCGTATGTGCTGGCAGACCATCAAGACCAAGCGTTGGTCGAGTTAAAAGCATTGTTAGCACCGTTTGGGGTTCAAACCTTTTATACCGATGGATGGGGAGCCTATGCTCGCTTGTTCGATGAAGACCAGCATGTGGTTGGTAAACAGAATACACAGAAAATTGAGCGCAAGCATTTGACGTTACGAACCCGAATTAAGCGATTAGCTCGCAAGACGATCTGCTTCTCCAAGTCCGAACGGCTACATGACATTGTGATTGGGTTGTTCATCAATCGCTATGAATTTGGACGGGTAGTTTGA